A single Eulemur rufifrons isolate Redbay chromosome 9, OSU_ERuf_1, whole genome shotgun sequence DNA region contains:
- the HCRT gene encoding hypocretin neuropeptide precursor: MKLPSTKVSWAAVTLLLLLLLLPPALLSPGAAAQPLPDCCRQKTCSCRLYELLHGAGNHAAGILTLGKRRPGPPGLQGRLQRLLQASGNHAAGILTMGRRAGAEPALRPCPGRRCPSAAATSVAPEGLSGV, translated from the exons ATGAAGCTTCCTTCCACAAAG GTCTCCTGGGCCGCCGTGacgctactgctgctgctgctactcctGCCGCCCGCGCTGCTGTCGCCGGGCGCGGCCGCGCAGCCCCTGCCCGACTGCTGTCGCCAGAAGACGTGCTCCTGCCGCCTCTACGAGCTGCTGCACGGCGCGGGCAATCACGCGGCAGGCATCCTCACGCTTGGCAAGCGGCGACCCGGGCCCCCGGGCCTCCAGGGCCGGCTGCAGCGCCTCCTGCAGGCCAGCGGCAACCACGCCGCCGGCATCCTGACCATGGGCCGCCGCGCAGGCGCAGAGCCAGCGCTGCGCCCCTGTCCCGGGCGCCGTTGTCCTTCCGCGGCCGCCACCTCCGTCGCGCCTGAGGGACTGTCTGGGGTCTGA
- the GHDC gene encoding GH3 domain-containing protein, whose protein sequence is MLLWPLLLLLLLLLLPLALLRQQRSQHARWAWLASLQHHVAWGALGWAASWQRRKLEQSTLQVGQSQQQALRWCLQGAQGPRSPLRGSTDTSTFRNRLPLTKASQAQEEDSGGQVPPATSPQYPGEASLQATLLGLVALNKAYPEVLAPGSTACVTLTSPWPSPLPWLGHALGRVSPAGAKDPVALLLEALRSPGLRALEAGTAVELLDVFLALEADGEELAGAIAAGNPGAPLPGRAAELRQALEQGPRGLALRLWPKLQVVVTLDAGGQAEAVAALGALWCQGLAFFSPAYAASGGVVALNLWPEQPSGLYLLPPGAPFTELLPVKEGVQEEATSTLLLAEAQEGKEYELVLTDRVSLTRCRLGDVVRVVGTYNQCPIVRFTCRLGQALSVRGEDIGEDVFSEALGRAVGQWPGAKLLDHGCVESSILDSFEGSAPHYEVFVELRGLRNLSDENRDKLDHCLQEVSARYKSLRFRGSVGPARVHLVGKGAFRALRAALAAYPSSPFPPEMPRVLRHRQLAQFLQRRVVS, encoded by the exons ATGCTGCTGTGGCCACTCCTtctcctgctgctcctgctgctgctgccattgGCCTTGCTCCGGCAGCAGCGGTCCCAGCATGCCAGGTGGGCCTGGCTTGCCAGCCTCCAGCACCATGTGGCATGGggtgccctgggctgggcagccTCCTGGCAGCGGCGGAAGCTGGAGCAGAGCACGCTGCAAGTGGGCCAGAGCCAGCAGCAGGCCCTGAGGTGGTGTCTGCAGGGAGCCCAGGGTCCCCGCAGTCCCCTCAGGGGGAGCACAG ACACGAGCACCTTCCGGAATCGTCTCCCTCTGACCAAAGCCAGCCAGGCCCAAGAGGAAGACAGTGGCGGGCAGGTCCCACCCGCTACCTCACCCCAGTACCCGGGGGAGGCCTCTCTGCAG gCCACTTTGCTGGGTCTGGTAGCCCTAAACAAGGCCTACCCCGAAGTGCTGGCTCCAGGAAGCACCGCCTGTGTGACCCTCACATCCCCttggcccagccccctcccctggctTGGCCATGCCCTGGGCCGGGTTAGTCCCGCTGGAGCCAAGGACCCTGTGGCCCTGCTGCTGGAGGCTCTGAGATCCCCAGGGCTGAGAGCACTGGAGGCAGGGACGGCAGTCGAACTCCTGGATGTCTTCCTGGCGCTGGAGGCCGATGGCGAAGAGCTGGCTGGGGCGATCGCTGCCGGGAACCCAGGAGCACCTCTCCCCGGACGGGCCGCTGAGCTGCGGCAGGCCCTAGAGCAGGGACCCCGAGGACTGGCCCTTCGGCTCTGGCCGAAGCTGCAGGTGGTGGTGACTCTGGACGCCGGAGGCCAGGCTGAGGCTGTCGCTGCCCTTGGGGCCTTGTGGTGCCAGGGGCTAGCCTTCTTCTCTCCCGCTTACGCTGCCTCTGGAG GGGTGGTGGCCCTAAACCTATGGCCAGAGCAGCCCAGTGGGCTCTACCTTCTGCCCCCTGGAGCCCCCTTTACTGAGCTGCTCCCCGTCAAGGAAGGAGTCCAGGAGGAGGCCACCTCCACCCTCCTGCTGGCCGAGGCCCAGGAGGGCAAGGAGTATGAGCTGGTGCTGACTGACCGTGTCAGCCTCACCAG GTGCCGCCTGGGTGATGTGGTGCGCGTGGTGGGTACCTACAATCAGTGTCCCATCGTCAGGTTCACCTGCAG ACTGGGCCAGGCCCTGAGTGTTCGAGGAGAAGATATTGGTGAGGACGTGTTCTCTGAGGCCCTGGGCCGGGCGGTGGGGCAATGGCCGGGGGCCAAGCTGTTGGACCACGGCTGTGTGGAGAGCAGCATTCTGG ATTCCTTCGAGGGCTCTGCTCCCCACTATGAGGTGTTCGTGGAGCTGAGGGGGCTGAGGAATCTGTCAGACGAAAATCGGGACAAG CTGGACCACTGCCTTCAGGAAGTGTCTGCCCGCTACAAGTCCCTGCGGTTCCGGGGCAGCGTGGGCCCTGCCAGAGTCCACCTGGTGGGGAAGGGGGCCTTCAGAGCACTGCGGGCAGCCCTTGCCGCCTACCCGTCGTCCCCCTTCCCTCCTGAGATGCCCCGGGTCCTTCGGCACAGGCAGCTGGCCCAGTTCCTGCAGAGGAGAGTGGTGTCCTGA